Genomic window (Persephonella hydrogeniphila):
CCCCAGATAGTATTCGATACAATGATCGCTTCACAACTTCTATCAGAAAACAGTAAAGAAAGGCATTCCTTACAGGCTGTTACATACAGACTTACAGAAAATGATATAGATAAAACACAACAGAGTTCTGCGTGGGGGCTTAGAAATCTTTCACAGGAACAGTTAGATTATGCTGCAAGAGATGTTCAGGTATTAAGGGAGATTTTTCCTATCCTCAGGGACAGGTTAAACAGTATAAAAACACCGCATAAGGCAACAGGAATAATACATGAGACATTCTCCCTCGATAACGCTGTTGCTGTTGTTGAGATGGCGTTTGTTCCCCAGCTTGCTGCGATAGAGCTTTCGGGAATTCCTGTTGATGAAAAAGCTCTAAAAGATATGTTAAATAGAGTTTCAACTGAATATCAGAAAAAATATATTGATTTTGTCAGGAGATACGGAGTTGATCCTTTTTCTCCCCATAAAGTGACATACTGGCTTACAGCAAAACTTGGACTTAAATTACCAAAAACCCAAAAAGGTTCTCTATCTTCTCAGGATAGTGCTTTAAGAAAGTATATAGATAGAAAAGAGGTTCAGGAACTTATTGATATTAGATCAACAAAGAAAATATTGGACAAATTAAAGGAACTTTCTTCCCATACAAAAAATGGAAGAATATACAGTGAATTTAAACAGATTGGAGCTCCAACTGGAAGAATGGCATCATCAAAACCAAATCTTCAGAATGTAACAAAGGAACTCAGGAAGTTATTTAAAGCCCCTGAGGGAAGATCTTTAATTGTCGCAGATTACTCACAGATAGAGCTGAGAATAGCTGCAGAGTATGTAAACGACGAAACAATGATAAAAGCTTTTAAAGAGGGAAAAGATCTCCACAGATTTACAGCCTCTTTAATTATAGGAAAACCTTATGATGAGATAAACAAGGAAGAAAGACAGATGGCAAAAGCAATAAATTTTGGACTCATATATGGAATATCACCAAAATCGCTTATGGAATATGCCAGAAATAATTATGGTATAGATATATCCCTTAAAGATGCTCAAAAGTTTCACAGCAGATTTTTTGAGGTATATTCAGGTTTCAAAAAATGGCATGATAGCGTAAAGGATGAACTTTCAAAAAAACATTCTCTTACTGTGTACTCCCTTTTAGGTAGAAGAATGGTAGTCCACAGATTTACCGAAGCTGTTAATTTTCCAGTTCAAGCAACAGGAAGTGATCTTTTGAAGATGGCTGTTGTTTTCTTTGGAAAGCTGAGAAAAGATATAGATGCTCAGATTGTAAACCTTGTCCATGATGAAATAATCGTAGAATCTTCAGAAAAAGATTCAGAGAAAGCAAAAGAGATACTTTCCCAGAGCATGTTAAAGGCTGGTGAGATCTTGCTAAAAAAAGTTCCTGTTGAGTTTGAGGTTGAGATAGTAGAAACATGGGCTGATAAATAAGGGGGCTAAAGCCCCTCTTTATTATTTTCCAGTAACAGCAAAAGAAGATACATCATGATCTTCATATGCTCTTATCGTTGTATACCCGTTTCTTGTTTTTGGGAATGTATGAAGATGTATAGAAAATGAACATTTATCCTCGCTTCCCAGTAGTTCGCCTATGGAGATATTCAAGTTTTCATTTTCTACAGAAAAATTTGCAGAAACAGTCTTTACTTCAGATCCGTTTATGCCTTTTCTTATTATGAGATGATAACTTCTTAAAAAATCTAATGATAAGTAATCAGGATGTTTTGCAGTGTAAACTACAGTTAACTGTTCTGATTTCGTTCCATACTCAATAAACTGGCAGTTCCCAAGGGGAGTATTGTTAAATCTTATATCTTTTATATCTGCAACGGTTTTTTTGTTGTTTATATGAATGTTCAGTATTAGATCTCCATTTGAAATATTAAGGTTTGTATAAACAGGTATTACACCGTTAATCTCGCTCCCTGTTGGAAGAATAAATCTGAAATTTTTTGAGGCAGGATCGGTTATTTTGTTACCGTTAATATCAAACATCTCCAATTTTAGCTGATAAATACCGTCAGGGATGGTATCTGTCTGCCAGTATGCAAATCTCCTATCTCCCCTATGTATGATAACCCAGTCGAGGGATGGATCAGGTATCTCAAAGAGGTCTGGTGTTCCGTTGACAGTTAAAGGTCCAAGATTTTTTGTGTTTATAAACAGTTCTGTCCCTATCATCTCAAGATACCTGTGGGTCACTTTTGTATCGATAGGTTTCCAATCTGTATCTCCTTCTTTCCTGTAAGACCATCTGTAGTATCTCACTCCATGATTCTTGAGTTCCTTGTGAAACTGCATCTGTATATCAAGACCTGTTCCGTAAGGGGCTTCTCCTTTGTATAATCCTCTTTCTGGAACAGGTATAACGTCAGGTTTTAGATGCGACTGTGTAATTTCATGCCATCCATCCCATCCTATTCCAATGGGCATAACGTATATATCCTCAGTATCAGGTTCAGGCTCAGGTCTACATATCACAGCTTCAGGGTCAGTAATCTCTATGTAAACATCTTTTCCTGAAGGATGGTTCCAGTACGTGTAGCATGGTATCGGAGTAGGACGGTATATTATCCTTTCGTTCCCGTTTACTCTCTGTCTTACCTTAAAGTAAAGATCAGGTTTGTCTTTATCACATACAGATATCCAGACAATAGCTTGAAACGAACCATCCTGATTAAGCTGTGCTGTTGCTATCTTATCCATTTTGTAGCAGTAGGGAAGCCATATTGGATAAATCCAAGGGAGGCACAGTATATGTTTAAATACATATATCTTTTCTATGAGAAGTTTTCTAAAGCTCTCAGGAGATGAATAAACAATGTCAATAAGTCTAATATTGTCTCCTATATTTATATTCAGGTAATTTGGATGTATCTCAACAGGAGGTTTAGGAGGGATAAAAAATTCCGGCTCAGGACATGGAATTTTACCGCAGGGAAATTCTGGGATTTTTGGTCTGATTATCTGGCTAATAATATCCTGTTTAAGTCTTTTTAAAATATCTTCAGGAATTCTGAGAAAACACGATGTGTAATCGACCTCATACACATCAACCTCTCCTATACAGACGGGAAAACCATCTTTAAAAACTTTTCCTTTTATCAGGTATGGAAATTTTATCCAGCACCCCCATACCAGTTTTGGTATATCAAGGTGTATATGAACAGGTTCCTCTTTATAAAAAAAGGTTTCTGTCAGTGGTCTATATCTGTCTAACTGGGATAAATCTTCAACATCAGGTGCTATCTTAAGTAAGTATCTGTCTGGTTTTTTTACTGTTAATTCAATTTTTCCTTTTCTGTCTTTTAAATGTATTTTCTTTTTTGATATAAGCTTACCTTCTTTATCAAAAAGGTAACTGTAAAGCTCTGCTTCTTTCTCTTCTATATCAAAAAGATTTAAAGAGACAGTTATATTTCCTTTCGATTTTTCCATGGTTTCCTCCCTTTATAATCCAAATTTTCCTGTATCGATCCATTCGTTTTTTATTAACGTCCACCAGTCCCGTGCAATCCTTCTCATAACAAAATCATAAGGTAGCCATCCGTATCCGTTATCTCCCCAACCTGTTCCCCATGAATTTCTGATAAGGAATGCTCCTTTTGTTTCTACACCACAGTTGGTGTTTTTTATTTTTTTGTTATCATCATATCCAACTGCCATAACAGCATGACCACCAAGTATTCTCTCTCTTGGACAGGGAAAAGGGATCTCACCTGAATACCTTGCCTGTGATATAGAGCTGTAAACCGTAAAACCAAACATAGAAGGCCATCCAAAGGATAGGAGTATCTTTATTTTTCTAAGGAGTAGATTCAGATCTGTTCCGGGAGGATCAAGCCTGAAATATTTTATCGCCTGATAATTCTGTGCAAAGGAGTAGCAGAATGCAGGAGGTTCTCTATCAAAATCAGGTTTTGCAGTAGTATAAGGCCAGTACTCTTCAGGAGGGACTCCGAAGAGAACCATAGCTCCCATTGTTGTTCTTAAAAATGCTCCAGTATCTCCTGTCCAGTGGAGGAGATTTCTAGTTGTTTTATAAAGGAATAGT
Coding sequences:
- a CDS encoding bifunctional 3'-5' exonuclease/DNA polymerase, with translation MGKFSYTYIFNIKEALESLKFFEKDKYLFLDTEVAVKSFKEIDFFSDRIRLVQLGNYENIFVYDMFLIPEFSRHLKKLLEGKGVIGHNLKFDIKFLKTNFNIFPQIVFDTMIASQLLSENSKERHSLQAVTYRLTENDIDKTQQSSAWGLRNLSQEQLDYAARDVQVLREIFPILRDRLNSIKTPHKATGIIHETFSLDNAVAVVEMAFVPQLAAIELSGIPVDEKALKDMLNRVSTEYQKKYIDFVRRYGVDPFSPHKVTYWLTAKLGLKLPKTQKGSLSSQDSALRKYIDRKEVQELIDIRSTKKILDKLKELSSHTKNGRIYSEFKQIGAPTGRMASSKPNLQNVTKELRKLFKAPEGRSLIVADYSQIELRIAAEYVNDETMIKAFKEGKDLHRFTASLIIGKPYDEINKEERQMAKAINFGLIYGISPKSLMEYARNNYGIDISLKDAQKFHSRFFEVYSGFKKWHDSVKDELSKKHSLTVYSLLGRRMVVHRFTEAVNFPVQATGSDLLKMAVVFFGKLRKDIDAQIVNLVHDEIIVESSEKDSEKAKEILSQSMLKAGEILLKKVPVEFEVEIVETWADK
- a CDS encoding C1 family peptidase, whose translation is MENLKVGIDIGLGWLPDLPDFRDYTEENENVKPALKKLGIEPKKFPKFTIPSKIDLRGWCSPVENQGSLGSCTAHAGVGLIEYFERRAYGKHIDASRLFLYKTTRNLLHWTGDTGAFLRTTMGAMVLFGVPPEEYWPYTTAKPDFDREPPAFCYSFAQNYQAIKYFRLDPPGTDLNLLLRKIKILLSFGWPSMFGFTVYSSISQARYSGEIPFPCPRERILGGHAVMAVGYDDNKKIKNTNCGVETKGAFLIRNSWGTGWGDNGYGWLPYDFVMRRIARDWWTLIKNEWIDTGKFGL